Proteins encoded within one genomic window of Anaerolineae bacterium:
- the rpsM gene encoding 30S ribosomal protein S13 codes for MARIAGVDLPKDKRVEVALTYIYGIGLPTSQRILLETGVNPSTRVKELTEEEISRIREYIEKNLKVEGDLRREVAMNIKRLIDIGCYRGIRHKRNLPVRGQRTRTNARTKRGPRKTVAGRGRKRGAKKK; via the coding sequence ATGGCCCGTATTGCTGGCGTTGATTTGCCCAAGGATAAGCGTGTGGAGGTGGCCTTAACCTACATTTACGGCATAGGTCTCCCCACCAGTCAGAGAATATTGCTGGAAACTGGCGTAAACCCCAGCACCAGGGTTAAGGAACTTACGGAAGAAGAGATAAGCCGCATCCGCGAATATATTGAGAAAAACCTCAAAGTGGAGGGAGACCTCCGCCGAGAGGTAGCGATGAACATAAAGCGTCTGATAGACATTGGTTGTTATCGGGGTATACGCCACAAGCGCAACCTTCCGGTGCGCGGTCAACGCACCAGGACCAACGCTCGCACCAAGCGTGGTCCTCGCAAGACTGTGGCTGGCCGCGGGCGCAAGCGCGGTGCCAAGAAGAAGTAA
- a CDS encoding DNA-directed RNA polymerase subunit alpha has product MPKIECLAEARNYAKFSIGYLERGFGTTVGNALRRVLLSSIPGAAVTSVRVSGIYHEFAPLPHCKETMLEFILNVKKIRLKLHGEDSARLRIQVTRAGEITAGDLECPPYVEIVNPEQYLLTADSDEVDLDIEMTVQRGKGYSPAEERKRLSVGEIAVDAIFNPVRRVSFEVQSAQAGHLSKLERLIMEIWTDGTITPEEALRTAASILVQHFSFLAETKPVPKVEVEEKPEEVISRQLYEISLDDLGLSTRVYNALRRAGIFTLGEILERLSQGKEGFNDIRNFGPKAYEELVKTLEEKGFLKEIPGVVS; this is encoded by the coding sequence TTGCCTAAAATTGAATGCTTAGCTGAAGCGAGAAACTACGCTAAATTCTCCATAGGCTATCTGGAAAGGGGATTTGGAACAACCGTGGGCAACGCCCTGCGAAGAGTGCTTCTTTCTTCCATCCCGGGCGCGGCTGTTACATCTGTAAGGGTTAGTGGGATCTACCATGAGTTTGCGCCTCTCCCACATTGCAAGGAGACGATGCTGGAATTCATCCTCAATGTAAAGAAAATAAGGCTCAAACTCCACGGCGAGGATTCCGCCAGGCTGAGGATCCAGGTCACCAGAGCTGGTGAAATCACAGCTGGCGACCTGGAATGCCCTCCCTATGTGGAGATAGTTAACCCTGAACAGTATCTCCTGACGGCTGACTCCGATGAAGTTGACCTGGATATAGAGATGACGGTTCAAAGGGGCAAAGGGTATTCCCCTGCCGAAGAGCGCAAGAGGCTTTCAGTGGGAGAGATAGCAGTTGATGCTATCTTTAACCCGGTAAGAAGGGTTAGCTTTGAGGTTCAGAGTGCACAGGCGGGGCACCTCAGCAAGCTGGAGCGCCTTATCATGGAGATATGGACCGACGGGACTATAACTCCTGAAGAGGCTTTGAGGACAGCAGCCAGCATACTGGTGCAACATTTTTCCTTTTTAGCTGAAACAAAGCCTGTCCCCAAAGTGGAGGTGGAAGAGAAGCCTGAAGAGGTAATTTCTCGTCAGCTCTATGAGATTAGCCTTGATGATCTTGGGCTGAGCACCCGGGTTTACAATGCCCTTCGCAGGGCTGGCATTTTCACCCTGGGGGAGATACTGGAGAGGCTTTCCCAGGGCAAAGAAGGTTTCAATGATATAAGGAACTTTGGCCCCAAGGCCTATGAAGAGCTTGTTAAAACTCTTGAGGAAAAAGGTTTTCTGAAAGAAATTCCAGGGGTGGTAAGCTAA
- the rpmJ gene encoding 50S ribosomal protein L36 has product MKVRPSAKRRCAKCKIIRRRGVVRVICENPKHKQRQGK; this is encoded by the coding sequence ATGAAAGTGCGTCCTTCGGCGAAGCGTCGTTGCGCCAAATGCAAGATCATAAGGCGCCGTGGGGTTGTTAGGGTGATCTGCGAGAACCCTAAACATAAACAAAGGCAAGGCAAATAG
- the rpsI gene encoding 30S ribosomal protein S9, whose amino-acid sequence MEQQLRYYYARGRRKEASAQVRLYPGGTGKIIVNEKPLEEYFPLERNILNVLSPLKITGLEGKFDITVKVEGGGVSGQADAIKLGIARALILYNPQLKPALKQYGLLTRDPREKERKKVGLKRARKAPRYSKR is encoded by the coding sequence ATGGAGCAACAGTTACGTTACTATTACGCTCGCGGGCGGAGGAAAGAAGCGTCAGCTCAGGTTCGCCTTTATCCAGGCGGAACCGGCAAAATAATCGTAAATGAGAAACCCCTGGAGGAATACTTCCCGCTGGAAAGAAATATATTGAACGTTTTGAGCCCCCTGAAAATCACTGGCCTGGAGGGCAAATTTGACATAACAGTGAAAGTAGAGGGCGGAGGGGTTTCAGGGCAAGCCGATGCCATAAAGCTTGGGATAGCAAGGGCTTTAATCCTTTATAACCCTCAATTAAAGCCTGCCCTTAAGCAATATGGCCTCCTTACCCGGGATCCCAGAGAGAAAGAACGCAAGAAAGTGGGCCTCAAGCGTGCTCGCAAGGCTCCCCGCTACAGCAAGCGTTAA
- the rplQ gene encoding 50S ribosomal protein L17 — MRHRVVKKKLGRSVGHRRALYRSLLTALFRHKRIETTLAKAKAVQPLAEKLITIARQGDLHSRRLIAAYLWDKKVATELFREIAPKYKNRPGGYTRILKLGFRQGDGAEMAILELVE; from the coding sequence ATGAGGCACAGAGTTGTCAAGAAAAAATTGGGTAGAAGCGTGGGACATCGTCGGGCTCTTTACAGAAGCCTGCTCACAGCTCTTTTCCGGCACAAAAGGATAGAGACAACCCTGGCTAAAGCCAAAGCGGTGCAGCCCCTGGCGGAAAAGCTCATAACTATAGCTCGCCAGGGAGATCTCCACTCCCGTCGCCTGATAGCCGCTTACCTCTGGGATAAGAAAGTGGCAACGGAGCTTTTCCGGGAGATCGCTCCCAAATATAAAAACAGGCCCGGGGGTTACACTCGCATCCTGAAGCTTGGCTTCCGCCAGGGCGATGGAGCGGAGATGGCCATTCTGGAGCTTGTGGAATGA
- the truA gene encoding tRNA pseudouridine(38-40) synthase TruA: MERRWPFWSLWNEMALYFKAVLEYDGTRYLGFQLQPHGPTIQGEIELALYKLTGQKVRIKAAGRTDAGVHSMGQVIAFRVEWKHSLEDLHRGLNALLPEDIVVRELTLAPEGFHPRFSALSREYRYTILNTPWPSPLRGRFAYHFPGKLDLEAMQKAASYFVGEHDFASFGTPPKGENTVRHVYRAEWRKEGDFLHFEIEANAFLKRMVRLMVGTLLRVGEGKIPPEEVKAILEARDISLSGPAVPARGLCLVRVNYPEGG, from the coding sequence ATGGAGCGGAGATGGCCATTCTGGAGCTTGTGGAATGAAATGGCCCTTTACTTTAAAGCCGTTCTGGAATACGATGGCACAAGATACCTTGGGTTTCAGCTTCAACCCCATGGGCCTACTATTCAGGGGGAAATTGAGCTTGCTCTTTACAAACTCACAGGCCAGAAGGTGAGGATAAAGGCCGCTGGCCGGACTGATGCCGGGGTTCATTCGATGGGGCAGGTGATAGCCTTTCGGGTGGAATGGAAGCACTCTTTAGAGGATTTGCACAGGGGGTTAAACGCCCTTTTGCCCGAGGATATTGTGGTGAGGGAACTGACCCTGGCCCCCGAAGGCTTTCACCCGCGCTTTAGCGCTTTGAGCCGGGAATATCGCTACACAATTTTGAATACGCCCTGGCCATCGCCCCTGCGGGGGAGGTTTGCCTATCATTTCCCGGGCAAGCTGGACCTTGAGGCCATGCAGAAAGCGGCCTCCTACTTTGTGGGGGAGCACGACTTTGCTTCCTTTGGGACTCCCCCGAAGGGGGAAAATACGGTTCGTCATGTTTATCGGGCTGAGTGGCGGAAGGAGGGAGATTTCCTGCACTTTGAAATAGAAGCCAATGCTTTTCTCAAGCGTATGGTCCGGCTCATGGTGGGGACTCTTCTCCGAGTAGGAGAAGGTAAGATCCCTCCGGAGGAGGTAAAAGCTATCCTGGAAGCGCGGGATATAAGCCTTTCTGGCCCTGCAGTCCCGGCCCGTGGCCTGTGCCTTGTGAGAGTAAACTATCCTGAGGGAGGGTGA
- the map gene encoding type I methionyl aminopeptidase, which produces MIILKSPREIELMREAGRIVALTLATLAEKIREGVTTAQLEEWAEEVIRKNRAVPSFKGYRGFPASICVSVNEEVVHGIPDRRRVIREGDVVSIDVGVIYKGYHGDAAVTLGIGQITERARELIEVAKGALNSAIAAARAGNRLGDISWAIQSYAESNGFNVVREYTGHGIGRHMHEDPQVPNVGVPGKGVLLRPGMTLALEPMVVAGSWEVEVLPDGWTVVTKDKSLAAHFEHTIAITDGEAEILTRL; this is translated from the coding sequence ATGATAATCCTTAAATCGCCGAGGGAAATAGAGCTTATGCGGGAGGCCGGAAGGATAGTAGCCCTTACGTTGGCAACCCTGGCTGAAAAGATCAGGGAGGGGGTGACAACAGCCCAGCTGGAGGAGTGGGCCGAAGAGGTAATTCGGAAAAACAGGGCGGTTCCGTCTTTCAAGGGATACAGGGGTTTCCCCGCTTCCATATGCGTATCTGTCAACGAGGAGGTTGTGCACGGAATTCCTGATCGGAGGCGTGTTATCAGAGAAGGCGATGTGGTAAGTATAGATGTAGGGGTCATATACAAAGGCTACCACGGTGATGCGGCTGTGACCCTTGGGATTGGTCAGATAACAGAAAGAGCGCGAGAGCTCATAGAAGTAGCTAAGGGGGCTTTGAATTCAGCTATCGCTGCGGCCAGGGCGGGGAACCGCCTTGGTGATATATCTTGGGCCATCCAGAGCTATGCTGAAAGCAACGGTTTCAATGTGGTAAGAGAATATACGGGCCACGGTATAGGGCGTCACATGCATGAAGACCCCCAGGTTCCAAATGTTGGGGTACCTGGTAAGGGGGTGCTCCTGAGGCCCGGTATGACCTTGGCTCTGGAGCCCATGGTGGTAGCTGGCTCCTGGGAAGTGGAAGTCCTCCCGGATGGCTGGACCGTAGTGACAAAAGACAAAAGTCTGGCAGCACATTTTGAACACACCATCGCCATAACTGATGGGGAAGCTGAAATCCTTACAAGGCTCTAA
- a CDS encoding heterodisulfide reductase-related iron-sulfur binding cluster, with amino-acid sequence MKTEALFWAIHIPLMVLFLIGLADVVGVWLRGRVEGVGDLPVKRKFITLLGRAIKTIFSRRFLLFLKAFITEAWFNRRLWQTSRWRWLNHFLLLNGFLLLTALSALAALSEKVLYHLFHLGHIPWISMWYTADHPLIAFLNEIGGIMMTVGLLFYTIRRYVVRPPQLRTGPMDTWMVVALGVILLTGWITEIVRLNAGYEGTAPYLAFISYPLSRLVSGLNLPWKSLFEWLFLAHGLFVSVVIVTIPYSKFFHAVATALMATWDGVQQETARGHAADSPVTFTFQQLVALDACTRCGECVRWCPTFAEKPELDAITPLRKIETVRRFVRRQYGLIARFLGPRPPGPEELRVHSSGTYDCTLCGRCAVVCPAYIQTRPLWIAMREDLVKQGVYPAIFDRLRETFLTSHNISGDDNANRLIWSQNLPGIPEGVIRKDRAEVVYFVGCVASFYPQCYSIPQNAVQLLDRAGVDYMTLGDEEWCCGFPLIIAGMGEAVVETVRHNLEAIRRTGAKRLVTGCPSCYHTWKHDYPRISGEPLGFEVLHLTELLVELLEGGHLPLRPLEETVTYHDPCDLGRTSGVYEAPRQVIRAIPGITLVEMEHHHQYSLCCGGGGDVEMADKELVTAVARRRLKEAQTAGARIILSACQQCKRTLTAAARQEKVRIRVMDVVELVAQQVL; translated from the coding sequence ATGAAAACCGAAGCTTTGTTTTGGGCAATTCACATACCGCTTATGGTTCTTTTCCTGATCGGCCTGGCCGATGTCGTAGGAGTCTGGCTTCGGGGTAGGGTAGAGGGTGTTGGGGATCTTCCGGTTAAAAGGAAGTTCATCACCCTGCTGGGCCGGGCAATTAAAACCATTTTCAGCCGCCGCTTTCTCCTTTTCCTGAAAGCGTTTATAACAGAAGCCTGGTTTAACCGTCGCCTCTGGCAGACCAGCCGCTGGCGCTGGCTTAACCATTTCCTTCTCCTCAATGGCTTCCTCCTCTTGACAGCTCTTTCAGCTCTGGCAGCTCTTTCGGAAAAAGTCCTCTACCATTTATTCCACCTTGGGCACATCCCGTGGATTTCCATGTGGTACACTGCCGACCACCCGCTTATAGCGTTCTTGAACGAAATCGGGGGGATAATGATGACAGTGGGACTGCTTTTTTACACCATCCGCCGCTACGTGGTTCGCCCCCCGCAACTCCGCACCGGCCCTATGGATACCTGGATGGTAGTCGCTCTTGGGGTTATCCTCCTCACCGGCTGGATAACGGAGATCGTTCGTCTGAACGCTGGATACGAAGGGACTGCCCCATATCTGGCTTTCATTAGCTACCCGCTTTCCCGCCTGGTCTCCGGGCTGAATCTTCCCTGGAAGAGTCTCTTTGAGTGGCTCTTTCTGGCTCATGGCCTATTTGTTTCCGTTGTCATTGTCACAATTCCCTATTCCAAATTCTTCCACGCTGTTGCCACGGCTCTAATGGCTACGTGGGATGGAGTTCAGCAGGAAACGGCAAGGGGCCACGCTGCAGATAGCCCTGTTACGTTTACTTTTCAGCAACTGGTGGCCCTGGATGCGTGCACCCGGTGTGGGGAGTGCGTGCGGTGGTGTCCCACTTTCGCCGAAAAGCCAGAGCTGGATGCAATTACTCCTCTGCGTAAGATTGAAACGGTCCGGCGGTTTGTGCGGCGGCAGTATGGCCTTATCGCGCGTTTCCTGGGGCCTCGTCCGCCCGGGCCGGAGGAACTCAGGGTTCATTCGAGTGGAACATATGATTGCACCCTTTGCGGGCGCTGTGCTGTGGTTTGCCCGGCTTACATCCAGACTCGTCCTCTGTGGATTGCTATGCGTGAAGACCTGGTTAAGCAGGGTGTTTATCCGGCCATCTTTGACCGGCTTCGGGAGACTTTCCTGACATCTCACAACATTTCAGGTGATGATAACGCTAATCGGCTCATATGGAGCCAGAACCTGCCCGGGATCCCGGAAGGTGTTATCAGGAAGGACCGGGCTGAGGTGGTATATTTTGTCGGGTGCGTTGCCTCATTTTACCCCCAGTGTTATTCCATCCCTCAGAACGCGGTGCAGCTTCTGGATAGGGCTGGAGTGGATTACATGACGCTGGGGGATGAGGAGTGGTGCTGCGGTTTTCCCCTGATCATCGCTGGAATGGGTGAGGCGGTGGTAGAGACCGTGCGCCATAATCTGGAAGCCATACGTCGGACAGGGGCAAAGCGGCTGGTTACGGGGTGTCCATCCTGCTATCACACCTGGAAGCACGATTATCCTCGTATTTCAGGAGAACCCCTGGGTTTTGAGGTGTTGCATCTGACGGAGCTATTAGTAGAGTTGCTCGAGGGGGGACATCTTCCGCTTCGCCCCTTGGAGGAAACAGTTACCTACCATGATCCCTGTGATCTGGGGCGAACGAGTGGGGTATACGAAGCACCACGTCAGGTCATCCGGGCCATTCCAGGGATCACACTGGTGGAGATGGAGCACCACCACCAATATTCTCTCTGTTGCGGCGGAGGTGGTGATGTGGAGATGGCGGACAAGGAGCTGGTGACTGCGGTAGCGCGGCGGCGCCTGAAGGAGGCTCAGACGGCAGGCGCCAGAATAATTCTTTCAGCCTGCCAGCAGTGCAAGCGCACTCTGACCGCCGCGGCTCGCCAGGAAAAAGTCCGCATCCGGGTGATGGACGTGGTGGAGCTTGTGGCACAACAGGTTTTATAG
- the rpsD gene encoding 30S ribosomal protein S4, translating into MARYTGPTCRICRREGIKLYLKGERCYTSKCAMERRPYPPGMHGPERRRVKLSDYGIRLREKQRLRRIYGVAERQFRRYFEMASKAKGMTGPTLITILERRLDNVVYRLGFASSRPQARQLVAHGHFTVNGRRVDIPSYLVKPGDLIAVKEESRDKPYFKALAETLAQTSVPSWLSLDPLTMSGKVLELPRREDITDIQIKEQLVVEFYSR; encoded by the coding sequence ATGGCGAGGTATACTGGTCCGACCTGCAGAATTTGTCGGAGAGAAGGGATAAAACTTTATTTGAAAGGGGAGCGTTGCTATACATCAAAATGTGCTATGGAGAGGAGGCCATATCCCCCTGGCATGCATGGCCCTGAGAGGCGCAGAGTTAAGCTTTCTGACTATGGGATCAGGCTTAGGGAAAAGCAGAGGCTTCGCCGGATTTATGGGGTTGCGGAGCGCCAGTTCCGGCGTTACTTTGAAATGGCCTCTAAGGCCAAGGGGATGACAGGGCCTACTCTCATTACCATCCTGGAAAGGCGCCTTGACAACGTCGTTTACCGGCTTGGGTTTGCTTCTTCCAGGCCTCAGGCTCGCCAGCTGGTCGCGCACGGTCATTTCACCGTTAACGGCCGCAGGGTTGATATCCCTTCATATCTGGTTAAGCCTGGCGATCTCATAGCTGTAAAGGAAGAAAGTCGAGATAAACCCTACTTCAAAGCTCTGGCAGAAACTCTGGCCCAGACGAGTGTTCCTTCTTGGTTGAGCCTTGATCCATTGACTATGAGCGGGAAGGTGCTGGAGCTTCCCAGACGTGAGGACATAACCGATATCCAGATCAAAGAGCAGCTGGTGGTGGAATTCTATTCCCGGTAG
- a CDS encoding response regulator: MVDDDADFVDLCRMILTKEGYQVSAASDGQQALQMMRNERPDLVLLDIMMATPLEGVAVAREIASDPNLKTLPVVIVSSIDSSQYASLLPDDVHIPVDAWISKPIDPDHLLRTVRRFVKGR, translated from the coding sequence GTGGTTGATGACGACGCAGACTTTGTGGACCTGTGCCGCATGATCCTCACAAAGGAGGGATACCAGGTCAGTGCAGCCAGCGACGGACAGCAAGCCCTGCAGATGATGCGGAATGAGCGGCCAGATCTGGTGTTGCTGGACATAATGATGGCAACACCTCTTGAAGGCGTGGCAGTGGCGCGGGAAATTGCTTCCGATCCTAACCTTAAGACACTCCCCGTGGTCATCGTTTCCAGCATTGATAGCAGCCAGTATGCGAGCCTTCTTCCCGATGATGTGCACATACCGGTGGATGCCTGGATCAGCAAGCCTATAGATCCGGACCATCTTTTGCGCACTGTCCGTCGCTTCGTAAAGGGCCGATAA
- the rpsK gene encoding 30S ribosomal protein S11 — translation MAQKKAKRTKRKERKIPPVAQAHVQASFNNTIITITDHQGNTIVWGSCGTLGYKGSKKSTPYAAQMAAQKVAEQAKQLGIREVDVLIKGPGPGREAAIRAFQTVGLKIRSIADVTPIPHNGCRPPKRRRV, via the coding sequence ATGGCTCAGAAAAAGGCAAAGCGAACTAAAAGGAAAGAAAGAAAAATTCCGCCTGTAGCTCAGGCTCACGTCCAGGCTTCTTTCAACAACACCATCATCACCATAACGGACCATCAGGGTAACACGATAGTGTGGGGAAGTTGTGGCACTCTGGGCTACAAGGGTTCTAAGAAGAGCACCCCATATGCGGCGCAGATGGCTGCCCAGAAGGTGGCCGAGCAGGCCAAACAGCTGGGCATAAGGGAAGTAGATGTTCTCATTAAAGGACCGGGGCCTGGTCGGGAGGCAGCTATAAGGGCTTTCCAGACTGTAGGCCTCAAAATCCGGTCTATAGCCGATGTAACTCCCATACCTCATAATGGATGTAGACCGCCGAAGCGGAGGAGGGTGTAA
- the rplM gene encoding 50S ribosomal protein L13, translated as MRQRTYRAKPEEIKREWYLVDAAGKTLGRLASEIAKILRGKHKPIYTPHLDCGDYVVVINAAKIKVTGKKLTDKIYYRHSGYMGGLKEIPLWRMLEEHPERVIELAVKRMLPQNRLGRKMIKKLKVYAGENHPHQAQQPKKLEI; from the coding sequence TTGAGGCAGAGGACTTACAGGGCTAAACCTGAGGAGATAAAGCGAGAGTGGTATCTTGTAGACGCTGCGGGCAAGACCTTGGGGCGTCTTGCCTCCGAAATAGCTAAAATCCTTAGAGGGAAGCACAAGCCCATCTACACCCCGCACCTGGACTGCGGCGATTATGTGGTGGTCATAAACGCAGCGAAAATCAAGGTTACCGGCAAGAAGCTTACCGATAAGATTTACTATCGGCATTCGGGCTACATGGGTGGCCTTAAGGAAATTCCCCTGTGGAGGATGTTAGAAGAACATCCCGAAAGAGTTATAGAGCTGGCGGTTAAGAGGATGCTTCCCCAGAACAGGCTTGGGCGGAAAATGATAAAAAAGCTCAAGGTTTACGCCGGGGAGAATCATCCCCATCAAGCTCAACAGCCCAAGAAACTGGAAATATAA
- a CDS encoding hybrid sensor histidine kinase/response regulator — protein sequence MNAPVRVLVVDDEIGIREGCRRVLGPRGFEVDVAENGPVGLRKLRESRYDVLLLDIIMPGMSGMEVLHQARQIDPELICIVITGYATVELAVQAIREGAHDFIAKPFSADHLLQVINRELERRALRKEAEKLKALEEEARELARTKAELQKLEAVESRFMVSLVHILRAPVAVIQNTLQLIRKGYIPPEEIPETLERLEIRAGELLETLDDLLLLAHLKERIGLSQTEITSLAEVLNEVLVSLKPNADRQRLTMKVDVQDSPKVRANPAHIRALWKHLIDNAIRYTPSGGHITISLWADKERGLAIGAVSDTGIGIPADEIPRIFEEFYRAQEAKRMRETGTGLGLPIVRQVLELYGGTIEVESEVSRGSTFRFMLPLVEDQDEIKLA from the coding sequence ATGAATGCTCCGGTGCGTGTTTTAGTTGTAGATGATGAAATTGGTATCCGTGAAGGATGTCGGCGGGTTCTTGGTCCCCGGGGGTTTGAAGTAGATGTAGCGGAAAATGGCCCTGTGGGCCTCCGGAAACTCAGAGAATCCCGCTATGATGTCCTTTTGTTGGATATAATAATGCCTGGCATGAGTGGCATGGAAGTCCTCCACCAGGCTCGTCAGATAGACCCCGAGCTCATATGCATTGTTATTACTGGCTATGCCACTGTAGAGTTGGCAGTTCAAGCGATTCGTGAGGGTGCTCATGACTTTATTGCCAAGCCTTTTTCCGCTGATCATCTATTGCAGGTAATTAACCGGGAGCTGGAACGCCGAGCTCTGCGCAAAGAAGCAGAGAAGCTTAAAGCTCTTGAAGAGGAAGCCCGAGAACTGGCTCGCACCAAGGCGGAACTTCAGAAGCTGGAAGCAGTGGAAAGCCGTTTTATGGTCTCTCTAGTCCATATACTGAGAGCTCCCGTGGCTGTTATCCAAAATACGCTCCAGCTTATCCGAAAGGGTTACATACCGCCAGAGGAAATACCGGAGACTCTGGAACGGCTTGAAATTAGGGCAGGAGAGTTGCTGGAAACACTGGATGATTTATTGCTCCTGGCCCACCTCAAAGAAAGAATTGGCCTGAGCCAAACAGAGATAACTTCCCTGGCGGAGGTCCTGAACGAGGTTTTAGTCAGCTTGAAGCCCAACGCTGATCGCCAGAGGTTGACCATGAAGGTGGATGTGCAGGATTCCCCAAAGGTGCGGGCTAATCCGGCTCATATCAGAGCCCTGTGGAAACACCTTATAGATAATGCGATCCGTTACACCCCTTCTGGTGGTCATATAACCATCTCCTTGTGGGCGGACAAGGAGCGGGGCCTGGCCATTGGAGCTGTCTCTGATACCGGAATTGGCATCCCAGCAGACGAAATTCCCCGTATATTTGAAGAATTTTATCGGGCTCAGGAGGCAAAACGCATGCGAGAAACGGGCACGGGCCTGGGTCTGCCAATTGTCCGGCAGGTGCTGGAACTGTACGGCGGAACCATTGAGGTGGAATCGGAAGTGAGCCGGGGGAGCACCTTTCGCTTTATGCTTCCTCTGGTAGAGGATCAGGATGAAATTAAGCTTGCTTAA